In a single window of the Candidatus Nanosynbacter featherlites genome:
- the lepB gene encoding signal peptidase I codes for MDATFLDRHPKIRDSLGLIVFVVGVVISTLLINTFIFRNFTVQGASMEPTMHTGDRLIVNRLPVTAAQIKNKRYVPERGQTIVFKNPNFNSSSNKDEYIVKRVIAFAGERVTVKDGVVTVYNSAHIHGFNPDTTVNKNEPGQPTSGDVDTTVPEGTIFVMGDHRQENYSCDSRNCMGPIPLYDIVGPVSMRIWPINKIRGF; via the coding sequence ATGGATGCAACTTTTCTTGATCGACACCCAAAGATTCGTGACAGTTTGGGGCTAATCGTTTTTGTTGTTGGCGTGGTGATCAGCACTCTGCTGATTAACACCTTTATTTTTCGTAATTTTACTGTTCAAGGTGCCAGTATGGAACCAACCATGCATACTGGCGACCGCTTGATTGTCAATCGATTACCAGTGACAGCGGCGCAAATCAAGAACAAACGCTACGTTCCTGAGAGAGGCCAGACAATTGTCTTTAAAAACCCAAATTTCAACTCTTCGTCAAACAAAGATGAGTACATTGTGAAGCGAGTCATTGCCTTTGCTGGCGAGCGCGTTACGGTTAAGGACGGCGTTGTTACGGTATATAATAGCGCCCACATCCACGGGTTCAATCCTGATACCACAGTGAATAAAAATGAGCCCGGTCAACCGACCTCTGGCGATGTCGACACCACTGTGCCAGAAGGAACTATTTTTGTCATGGGCGACCACCGACAAGAGAATTATTCGTGTGATTCCAGGAACTGTATGGGGCCAATACCGCTGTACGACATCGTTGGACCAGTCTCCATGAGAATCTGGCCAATCAATAAAATCCGTGGATTTTAG